Genomic segment of Streptomyces longhuiensis:
TGGCAGCGCGGGTGCGTCGGCGGGGAGGTGGGGCAGGGTCATCGTCCGGTCCTCAGTTCGTGGTCGTACGTAGGTCGGGAGGCGTCCGGCGCACCGGGCACGGGCAGCGACGCGGGGGCGGGCGGCTCGGGGAACACCCAGGCCCGGAAGAGCAGGAAGCGCAGCACCGTCGCCGCGAGGTTGGCGGCGACGAGCACCGCGAGTTCCGTGGAGTGCGCCGGGTCCGCGGAGGCGGCGCCGAGCGCGGCGAGCGAGCCGCTGGTCAGGGCGAGCCCGATCGCGAACACGACGAGGCCCTGCGCCTGGTGGCGGACGGCCCGGTCGCGGCCGCGGACGCCGAAGGTGAGGCGCCGGTTGGCGGCCGTGTTGGCGACGGCCGACACGAGCAGGGCCAGCGCGTTGGCGACCTGCGACCCCGTGAACGTACGGAATCCGGAGTAGAGCAGCAGATAGACGAGGGTCGACAGGGCGCCGACGACGCAGAAGCCGACCAGCTGGCGGGCCAGTCCCCGGGGTACGCCCGGGACCTGGCGGTCGCGCGGGTCGTCGCCGAAGGGGCGGGCGAGCCGGTCGAGGGGGAGCGCGCCGACCGCGAGCGCCCGGCCCACGCGCCACACACCCTTGAGGTCGTCGGTGGCCGTCTGCACGATGTGCACCGTCGAGTCCGGGTCGTCGACCCAGTCGACCGGCACCTCGTGGATACGCAGCCCGGCCCGCTCGGCGAGGACGAGCATCTCGGTGTCGAAGAACCAGCCGCTGTCCTCGACGAGCGGCAGCAGGACCCGCGCCACATCGCGCCGGATCGCCTTGAAGCCGCACTGGGCGTCGGAGAAGCGCGCCTGGAGAGAGCCGCGCAGGATCAGGTTGTAGGCGCGGGAGATGAACTCGCGCTTCGGCCCGCGCACGACACGTGAACTGCGCGCGAGGCGCGAGCCGATCGCCAGGTCCGAGTGGCCCGAGATGAGCGGGGCGACCAGCGGGAGCAGCGCGTTGAGGTCGGTGGACAGGTCGACGTCCATGTAGGCGAGGACGGGCGCGTCGGACGCGGACCAGACGGTGCGCAGGGCCCGCCCGCGGCCCTTCTGCTCCAGGCGGGCGTTTCGCACCTCGGGGAGCGCGGCCGCCAGGGCGGCGGCGACGTCCGGGGTCGCGTCGGTGGACGCGTTGTCCGCGATCGTGATGCGGAAGCGGTAGGGGAAGGTCCCGACGAGGTGCCGGTGCAGCCTGCGCACGCAGGGACCGAGGTCCCGCTCCTCGTTGAAGACCGGGATCACTACGTCCAGAACCGGTGCATCGCCCACGCCGGCCGGGAGGTGCTCCCGTGCCGGCAGCACCCCCAAGGAGGGGTCGGTGCCCGGAGAAGAGTCGGTTCGCATGACACCGACATTCGCCAACTGCCCTGTCAGGCCGGTGTGGTGAGACTGTGGCCTGCCTGTGAGTGCCTGACAGGTTCGCCACACGCCGGCAGATGGACGGTGAACACGGTCCGGCCGGGCACGCTGTCGACGGTCACCGCGCCGCCGTGCGCCGCCGCGACGGCCTGCACGATGGCGAGGCCGAGACCGGTCGAGCCGTGGGCCCGGGAGCGGGAGGTGTCGCCGCGGGCGAACCGCTCGAAGACGTGCGGGAGCAGCTCGGGCGGTATGCCGGGGCCGTTGTCCTGGACGTCCATGCAGACCCACGGCCCGTGCCGGTGCACGCGCGCGGTCACGGTGGTGCCCGGCGGCGTGTGCGTACGGGCGTTGGCCAGGAGGTTCACGAGCACCTGGTGGATGCGCGGCCCGTCGGCGAGCACGAGAGCGGGGTCGTCCGGCAGTTCGAGCCGCCACGCGTGGTCCTGGCCGGCCACGCGGGCATCGCTCAGCGCGTCCACGACCAGCGGCGACAGGTCGGTCGCCTCGTACGACAGGGGGCGGCCGGAGTCGAGCCGCGCGAGCAGCAGCAGGTCCTCGACGAGCCCGGTCATGCGGTGGGCCTCGGACTCGATACGGCCGAGCGCGTGCCGGGTGTCGGGCCCGGTCTCCTCACGGCCGCGCCGGGTGAGCTCGGCGTATCCGCGGATCGAGGCGAGGGGGGTACGCAGCTCATGGCTGGCGTCCGCGACGAACTGGCGCACGCGTGTCTCGCTCTGCTGGCGGGCCTCCAGCGCTCCGTTCACATGGTCGAGCATGCGGTTGAGGGCGGCGCCGACCTGGCCGACCTCGGTGCGCGGGTCGGCCTCGGTGTCGGGGACCCGTTCGTGGAGGGCCACTTCGCCGCTGTGCAAGGGGAGTTCGGAGACCCGGGTCGCGGTGGACGCGACGCGGCGCAGGGGCCGCAGGGCCACGCCGACCATGGCGGCGCCGGCGAGCGACGCGGCGACGAGACCGGCCGCGGTGACGCTGACCTCGACGACGACGAGGGTGCTGAGCGTGTCCTGCACCTCGGTCTCGGGCAGGCCGACCATGGTGTTCCCGCCCGGCTTCGAGGAGATCCGGTAGTCGCCGAGCCCGGGCACGCCGACGCTGTGCGTCTCCCCGTCCTGCGGCACGTTCTCCAGCGCGGTGATCTGCGCGTCCGTCAGCGGGACGATCGGCTTGTCCCGGTCGGCGACACTCTTCGCGGCCTCGGTGACGCTTCCGTCGGACCCGACGAGGGCGCCGATGGTGCCCGGCCTGCTCGGACCGCCGAGAAAGCTCAGGTTCTGCGCCTGTCGCTCCGGACCGGGACCGCCCGTGGACTGGACGACGGCGCCGCGCACCTGCTTGTCGAGCTGGTCGTACAGATAGGTGTGCAGCGCGATCGTGGTCACCGTTCCGATGACCGCGCACACCAGGGCGATCAGCGCGACAGCCGTGATGACCAGCCGTTTGCGCAGGCTGCGCGGCTGCCGCCGCCCGCTCATGACGCGACGGGCACAGCGGGCTTGATGAGGTATCCGGCGCCGCGCCGCGTGTGGATCATCGGCTCGCGCCCGGCGTCGATCTTGCGGCGCAGGTACGAGATGTACAGCTCCACGACGTTGGCCTGGCCGCCGAAGTCGTAACTCCAGACGCGGTCCAGTATCTGCGCCTTGCTCAGGACCCGGCGCGGGTTGCGCATCAGGTAGCGCAGCAGCTCGAACTCGGTGGCGGTCAGATGGATGCCGTCCCCGCCTCGCGACACCTCGTGACTGTCCTCGTCGAGCGTCAGGTCACCCACGACGAGCACGGACTCGCTGCGCCGGTCGGTCGCTCCCGAGCGGCGGATGAGCCCGCGCAGCCGGGCGACGACCTCCTCCAGGCTGAACGGCTTGGTCACATAGTCGTCGCCACCGGCCGTGAGCCCGGCGATCCGGTCCTCGACGGCGTCCTTCGCGGTCAGGAACAGCACCGGGACGTCCTGGTGCTCGCGCCGCAGCCGGCCGAGCACGGACAGGCCGTCCATGTCGGGCAGCATCATGTCGAGCACGATGGCGTCGGGCCGGAACTCGCGCGCGGTCTGCACCGCGCCCATCCCGTCCGCCGCGCTGCGGATCTGCCAGCCCTCGTAGCGCAGGGCCATGGAGAGCAGCTCGGTGATCGACTGTTCGTCGTCCACGACGAGGACCCGGACGGGGCTCCCGTCCGGCCTCAGCAGTTCGGTACGCCCCTGGGGCGAGGTCGCGGTCATGTTCCACACCTTGCGCGCCCGCTCTGAGAACCGGCTTTCGGCAACCTGTGAATTCCCTGAGAAACGCACAGCAGGCTCTCAGGGGGGCGTCAGCCCGAGAGTCAGCCCAAGGGATCGAGGTCGAACAGCCGTGCCCCGTTCCCGTGGCAGACGGCCCGCAGCCACTCCTCCCCGAGACCGAGCCGCTCCAGCTCCTCCAGCTGGTGGACGTAGGGGTACGGAATGTTCGGGAAGTCGGTGCCGAGCAGGATCCGGTCGCCGAGATCGGCGAGCCGGGCCAGCTCGCCGCGGGGGAACGGGGCAAAACGTTCACTGAAATCGGTGAACGCCATCGTCGTGTCGAGGCGCACCTCCTCGTACCGCTCGGCCAGGTCGAGGAAGTCCGTGTACTCGGGCATCCCCATGTGGGCCACGATCACCGGGAGCCGCGGATGCCGGGCGAGCAGCCGGGCGACCGGCTCGGGCCCGGTGTGCTTGCCGGGGGCCGGCCCCGAGCCGCAGTGCATGACCACGGGGATACGGGCCTCGGCGAGCATCCCCCACACGGGGTCGAGCAGTTCGTCGTTCGGGTCGTACGCCCCGACCTGCACATGCGCCTTGAAGACGCGCGTGCCCGCCTCGACGGCCTCGCGCACGTACCGGTCGACGCCCGGCTCGGGGAAGAACGTCGACGTGTGCAGACAGCCGGGGGTCCGGCGCGCGAAGTCGACGGCCCACCCGTTGAGCCACTCGGCCATGCCCGCCTTGTGCGGATAGAGCATGGACGTGAAGGCACGCACCTCGAACTCCCGCAGCCGCGCGAGCCGTTGCTCCTCTTCCTCCCGGTACGCGATGGGCCACGCCATCCCGGTCAGCGGCCCCGCCGCGTCGAAGTACTCCCACACCTTCTTCAGGACCCGCTCGGGCATGAAGTGCGTGTGCACGTCGACGATCCCGGCGAGGCCGTGCCGCTCCCTGAACCGGGCGACCCGCTCCGCCTCGCCACCGCCCGCCGCGCCGCTCTCCGCGTAACCCTCCACGCCGTTCGTCGCGCCGCTCTCCGCGTTACTCTCCGCGCTCAAATCCGTGACTCCGTTCGACCTTGGCGACATGGAGCGAGTAGCTCTCGTACCACTCGGCGCGGCCGCGCCGCTGCGCTGCCCGGTGCTCCCCGTTCGCGGCCCACTCCTTGAGCCCTTCCTCGTGCCGGAAGTAGGCGACGGTGATCCTCAGCCCGCTCTCCGAGGCCGCGAAATCCTCCCCCAGGAACCCGGGTATCTCCCTGACCAGCTCCGACATCCGCTCGGCGGTCGCCCCGTATCCGTTGTCCCCCGGCGTGCGCACTGAGGTGAACACGGCGGCGTAGTAAGGCGGTTCGACGACGGGCACGGGCCGGACGGTACGGGCGGGACCGGCGCTGCTCTCCGGCCCGACAGGCGCTACTCCGTGATCACTCATGTCCTCACGATGCGGCCCGGCGACGGACGGTGTCCACCCCCATTGCCCTACGGGAAGCGAGACTTGACCATCCGGTCGAAGAAGCCTGCCGCCCCTCCCCGCCCGGCTGGAGAAACGGGACGGCCGATGCCGCTCAGAACAGCCCACCCTGCAGCGCGGACGCCTCTTTCACCGGTTTCACCGGCACGGAGGACACCACGTCCGCCGCCGCTCCGTCCGCCACCCCCCACGCCTCGAGCTGCCAACCGCCGAGCAGCCGGGTGTCGACCACGAGCCGCCGCCCGCCCCGCTCCACGAGATGCAGATCCGGCCCCGCGGCGGCGACCAGCGTCCCCACGACCACCCCGCCCTCGACCAGCTCGCTCACGACGACCCCCACGCCCCCGAGCCGCCCCACCTCTGCCGCGCCCGCTGTCGCGCCCTCGGTCACGCTCCCTGTTCCCCCCTCGATCCCGAAGACCTCCGCGTGATCGACCACCTCGCACGGAAGCCGCTCCAGCGACTCGGGCCACCCTGCGAGCGCGACGGCAGTGGCATGCGCCGTCGCCAACTCCGCGGCCCGCTCGCCGGCCGGGGGCAGCGCCGCCCGTACGGCCCGCTTCTGCGCGTACGGAATCCGGTCCGGAACCCCGAGCGCGCTGCGCAGCAGCTCCTCCGCCCGCCGCGCCGCCATGAGCGGCCCGCGCCCCAACCACGTGAACGCGACGGCCCCTTGTTCGAGCAGCCGGGCGGAACCGCGCCCCACCCCGGTGATCCCCACCTTCACCATCCCGCTCCCGAACCAGGCGAGATACACGTGGTACGGCCTCGGGTCGTCCGCCATCGTGTCCGCGGCGACGGAGTGCGCCCGGTCGATCCCGGCGCACTCGGCACACTGTGCGCGCGTCCCCCGCCCGGCCAGCACCGCACCCGCCGGACACGGCGTGCGCCGCCCGCCCCGCCACACCCCGAGACATCTGCGCGCGCCCACGGCCCGGAAAGCCAGCACGTCCCCGAAGGCGAGGGGACTCTCGCGCTCCCCCTTCCTCTCCCCGTACCACCCCAGCGCGGGCCCGCCCCCGACCCGCCACCGCACCCCGGTGCACCACCACGTCATGCTCAGGACGCTACTCCCGGGCTCTGACATCGCCGGGGGCTGCGGTACGTTCCCGCTGTTCGGGGACGTGATCAGAGGTGGCGACCGTGGCAGCGCCGGGCTTCTTCTTCGTCGCTCCGCCATGTCTCGCGATCGCCTCCTTCACGGGCTTCACCGCCTGCCGGGCCCAGCGCCGGAGAGTCTTCAAGGCTCTGGCCGCCGTACCGCTGACCGCCGGCCTGACCTGCGCACTCGTACCGATCGGGATCATCGTCTGATTCATGACGCGCTAGCCGGAGCGGGAGCACATCGGAAACCATGAAGCATGCGACCGGATGACTGGCACCTCACCGAAGACGTCGACGACTTTCTGGCCCGAGCCGGAGACTTCCTGCGCTCACGCCCCGCCCTGCACACCACACCGCTGACGACGACCGAGAAACTGCGCACGCTCGGCGCGGAGGCGTACAGGGCCGATGCCCCCGTCTTCGGC
This window contains:
- a CDS encoding bifunctional glycosyltransferase family 2/GtrA family protein; its protein translation is MRTDSSPGTDPSLGVLPAREHLPAGVGDAPVLDVVIPVFNEERDLGPCVRRLHRHLVGTFPYRFRITIADNASTDATPDVAAALAAALPEVRNARLEQKGRGRALRTVWSASDAPVLAYMDVDLSTDLNALLPLVAPLISGHSDLAIGSRLARSSRVVRGPKREFISRAYNLILRGSLQARFSDAQCGFKAIRRDVARVLLPLVEDSGWFFDTEMLVLAERAGLRIHEVPVDWVDDPDSTVHIVQTATDDLKGVWRVGRALAVGALPLDRLARPFGDDPRDRQVPGVPRGLARQLVGFCVVGALSTLVYLLLYSGFRTFTGSQVANALALLVSAVANTAANRRLTFGVRGRDRAVRHQAQGLVVFAIGLALTSGSLAALGAASADPAHSTELAVLVAANLAATVLRFLLFRAWVFPEPPAPASLPVPGAPDASRPTYDHELRTGR
- a CDS encoding amidohydrolase family protein, coding for MSAESNAESGATNGVEGYAESGAAGGGEAERVARFRERHGLAGIVDVHTHFMPERVLKKVWEYFDAAGPLTGMAWPIAYREEEEQRLARLREFEVRAFTSMLYPHKAGMAEWLNGWAVDFARRTPGCLHTSTFFPEPGVDRYVREAVEAGTRVFKAHVQVGAYDPNDELLDPVWGMLAEARIPVVMHCGSGPAPGKHTGPEPVARLLARHPRLPVIVAHMGMPEYTDFLDLAERYEEVRLDTTMAFTDFSERFAPFPRGELARLADLGDRILLGTDFPNIPYPYVHQLEELERLGLGEEWLRAVCHGNGARLFDLDPLG
- a CDS encoding sensor histidine kinase, yielding MSGRRQPRSLRKRLVITAVALIALVCAVIGTVTTIALHTYLYDQLDKQVRGAVVQSTGGPGPERQAQNLSFLGGPSRPGTIGALVGSDGSVTEAAKSVADRDKPIVPLTDAQITALENVPQDGETHSVGVPGLGDYRISSKPGGNTMVGLPETEVQDTLSTLVVVEVSVTAAGLVAASLAGAAMVGVALRPLRRVASTATRVSELPLHSGEVALHERVPDTEADPRTEVGQVGAALNRMLDHVNGALEARQQSETRVRQFVADASHELRTPLASIRGYAELTRRGREETGPDTRHALGRIESEAHRMTGLVEDLLLLARLDSGRPLSYEATDLSPLVVDALSDARVAGQDHAWRLELPDDPALVLADGPRIHQVLVNLLANARTHTPPGTTVTARVHRHGPWVCMDVQDNGPGIPPELLPHVFERFARGDTSRSRAHGSTGLGLAIVQAVAAAHGGAVTVDSVPGRTVFTVHLPACGEPVRHSQAGHSLTTPA
- a CDS encoding response regulator transcription factor; translation: MTATSPQGRTELLRPDGSPVRVLVVDDEQSITELLSMALRYEGWQIRSAADGMGAVQTAREFRPDAIVLDMMLPDMDGLSVLGRLRREHQDVPVLFLTAKDAVEDRIAGLTAGGDDYVTKPFSLEEVVARLRGLIRRSGATDRRSESVLVVGDLTLDEDSHEVSRGGDGIHLTATEFELLRYLMRNPRRVLSKAQILDRVWSYDFGGQANVVELYISYLRRKIDAGREPMIHTRRGAGYLIKPAVPVAS
- a CDS encoding antibiotic biosynthesis monooxygenase encodes the protein MPVVEPPYYAAVFTSVRTPGDNGYGATAERMSELVREIPGFLGEDFAASESGLRITVAYFRHEEGLKEWAANGEHRAAQRRGRAEWYESYSLHVAKVERSHGFERGE
- a CDS encoding DUF2797 domain-containing protein — encoded protein: MTWWCTGVRWRVGGGPALGWYGERKGERESPLAFGDVLAFRAVGARRCLGVWRGGRRTPCPAGAVLAGRGTRAQCAECAGIDRAHSVAADTMADDPRPYHVYLAWFGSGMVKVGITGVGRGSARLLEQGAVAFTWLGRGPLMAARRAEELLRSALGVPDRIPYAQKRAVRAALPPAGERAAELATAHATAVALAGWPESLERLPCEVVDHAEVFGIEGGTGSVTEGATAGAAEVGRLGGVGVVVSELVEGGVVVGTLVAAAGPDLHLVERGGRRLVVDTRLLGGWQLEAWGVADGAAADVVSSVPVKPVKEASALQGGLF